Proteins encoded by one window of Aspergillus chevalieri M1 DNA, chromosome 6, nearly complete sequence:
- a CDS encoding alpha/beta hydrolase (COG:I;~EggNog:ENOG410PRI8;~InterPro:IPR003140,IPR029058;~go_function: GO:0016787 - hydrolase activity [Evidence IEA]): MIGYGDVNFSQELGGKKNLTGAGDSPIILQSKVQNIFRWSTTFQEEECSWFNAYSLTDIHARQDLQIDGLRESISHVLDLLENEIRLLGGQSNRVYLGGISQGMAMALWALFCATHQVHSQLGGFVGFCGWFPFAQQVEELETANSSSTSGEKTEIQQCQLLDFFHDTIAYPKTSPADVVNNASILSTPVFLSHGTDDPWVSVELGRQAFRVVRQIMDHVEWSEFMGAEGDSHWIKEPEGFDCVLQFFEKCTQS; the protein is encoded by the exons ATGATTGGTTATGGGGATGTCAACTTTTCTCAGGAGCTGGGCGGCAAGAAGAACCTTACTGGTGCCGGCGATTCGCCTATAATTCTCCAGTCAAAAGTACAGAATATCTTTAG ATGGAGCACCACATTccaggaagaagaatgcTCCTGGTTCAATGCATACTCCTTGACTGATATACATGCACGACAAGACCTACAAATCGACGGCCTGAGAGAGTCTATTTCGCACGTTTTAGATTTACTGGAAAATGAGATCAGACTACTCGGCGGACAATCGAACCGTGTTTACCTTGGAGGAATCAGCCAAGGAATGGCAATGGCTTTGTGGGCATTGTTTTGTGCTACGCATCAGGTACACAGTCAGCTTGGGGGTTTTGTGGGTTTCTGTGGCTGGTTTCCATTCGCCCAGCAGGTGGAAGAGTTGGAGACAGCCAACAGTTCCAGTACGTCTGGTGAGAAAACTGAGATCCAGCAGTGTCAGTTGTTGGATTTTTTCCACGATACAATCGCCTATCCCAAAACCTCGCCAGCGGATGTGGTGAACAATGCATCAATTCTGTCGACACCTGTGTTTCTGAGCCACGGAACGGATGATCCGTGGGTCTCTGTAGAACTGGGTCGACAGGCATTTCGCGTCGTGCGGCAGATTATGGACCATGTTGAGTGGAGCGAGTTCATGGGAGCGGAGGGAGACAGTCACTGGATCAAGGAGCCGGAGGGATTTGATTGTGTTTTGCAGTTTTTTGAGAAATGCACCCAAAGTTAA